One region of Brachyspira hampsonii genomic DNA includes:
- the ribD gene encoding bifunctional diaminohydroxyphosphoribosylaminopyrimidine deaminase/5-amino-6-(5-phosphoribosylamino)uracil reductase RibD codes for MQENMHEKYMRMAIEEAKKGEGFTSPNPLVGAVIVKDDKVIGIGYHQKYGENHAEINAFLDAQKKGEDVEGAAIYVTLEPCSHYGKTPPCADAIIKNKIKKVVIGCVDSNPKVAGNGIKKLKDAGIEVIVNVLEEECRKLNEVFFYYIANKIPFVVMKYAMTIDGKIATVSGKSKWITSEKAREHSHRFRNKYSAIMVGINTVIEDNPTLNCRLPNTRNPIRIILDSSLKIDLNSNICKTAKEIKTFIATISNDDKKIKELESLGIEIIKTESDNGRVNLKELMKILGEEKNIDSVYVEGGASLHASLIEEKLVNKVLVYIAPKIFGGIKAKSPIGGEGIDDPNNAFKLIGGDITKIDDDLFLEYYLNY; via the coding sequence ATGCAAGAAAATATGCATGAAAAATATATGAGAATGGCTATTGAAGAAGCAAAAAAAGGAGAAGGATTTACTAGTCCTAATCCTTTGGTTGGTGCTGTAATAGTGAAAGATGATAAAGTTATAGGTATAGGTTATCATCAAAAATATGGTGAAAATCATGCAGAAATTAATGCCTTTCTTGATGCCCAAAAAAAAGGAGAAGATGTTGAAGGGGCTGCTATATATGTAACTTTAGAGCCTTGTTCACATTATGGTAAAACTCCTCCTTGTGCTGATGCTATTATAAAAAATAAAATAAAAAAAGTTGTTATAGGCTGTGTTGATTCTAATCCTAAAGTTGCAGGTAATGGCATAAAAAAATTAAAAGATGCTGGAATTGAGGTGATAGTTAATGTACTTGAAGAAGAGTGCAGAAAATTAAATGAAGTTTTTTTCTACTATATAGCAAATAAAATACCTTTTGTTGTGATGAAATATGCTATGACTATTGACGGTAAAATTGCTACAGTAAGTGGAAAGTCAAAATGGATAACTTCAGAAAAAGCAAGAGAGCATTCTCATAGATTTAGAAATAAATACTCTGCCATAATGGTAGGAATAAATACTGTAATAGAAGATAATCCTACTCTTAATTGCAGACTTCCAAATACTAGAAACCCTATAAGGATAATTTTAGACAGTTCTCTAAAAATAGATTTAAACTCTAATATTTGTAAAACTGCAAAAGAAATAAAAACTTTTATAGCTACTATTAGTAATGATGATAAAAAAATAAAAGAGCTTGAAAGTTTAGGAATTGAAATAATAAAAACAGAAAGTGATAATGGAAGAGTAAACTTAAAAGAATTAATGAAAATATTAGGCGAAGAGAAAAATATTGATAGTGTGTATGTAGAGGGAGGTGCTTCTTTGCATGCTAGTTTGATAGAGGAAAAATTGGTAAATAAGGTTTTAGTTTATATAGCACCAAAAATATTTGGAGGCATTAAAGCGAAAAGCCCTATAGGCGGCGAAGGGATAGATGATCCGAATAATGCTTTTAAACTTATAGGCGGCGATATAACAAAAATAGATGATGATTTATTTTTGGAATACTATTTAAATTATTAA
- a CDS encoding dual specificity protein phosphatase family protein, with the protein MKQIYKNLYVGDDRDCSEFKGAIVHACQSCFVRGIRGNIGDKKVYQSNNDLYLNLLDISSLSFEYAFPMIKRAMEFIDEHINDMEVLVHCNFGMSRSPSIALLYMARKGYIDNTSFKDALRDFHEIYTYYSPGMGMYRYFDNYWYEIMSF; encoded by the coding sequence ATGAAACAAATATACAAAAATTTATATGTAGGAGATGACAGAGACTGTTCTGAGTTTAAAGGAGCTATAGTTCATGCCTGCCAAAGCTGTTTTGTAAGAGGCATAAGAGGAAATATAGGTGATAAAAAAGTTTATCAGAGTAATAATGACTTATATTTAAATTTACTTGATATAAGCAGTTTATCTTTTGAATATGCTTTTCCTATGATAAAAAGAGCTATGGAGTTTATAGATGAACATATAAATGATATGGAAGTGTTAGTTCATTGTAATTTTGGTATGTCCAGATCTCCGTCTATAGCACTTCTTTATATGGCAAGAAAAGGCTATATTGATAATACTTCATTTAAAGATGCTTTAAGAGATTTCCATGAGATATATACTTATTATTCGCCGGGAATGGGAATGTACAGATATTTTGATAATTATTGGTATGAAATAATGAGTTTTTAG
- a CDS encoding bifunctional 3,4-dihydroxy-2-butanone-4-phosphate synthase/GTP cyclohydrolase II has product MENIYSTIDEALEDLRNGKIIVVSDDEDRENEGDLICAAEFATTENINFMATYAKGLICMPMSKEITNKLNLNQMVTKNTDNHETAFTVSIDHVETTTGISAVERSITALKVVDENARPEDFRRPGHMFPLLAKEGGVLVRMGHTEATVDLMRLAGLKECGLCCEIMRDDGDMMRRDDLIDFAKKHNLKMITVSDLIDYRKKNEDLMELYAKAKMPTKYGEFEILTFVNKITKQHHVVLTMGDISSGEDVLCRVHSECLTGDALGSKRCDCGEQYDYAMRKIASEGRGIMVYMRQEGRGIGLVNKLRAYELQDSGLDTVDANIALGFRDDMREYYEAYQMLKKLGVKSIKIMTNNPDKIKYLNNYGLEIKDRVPIQIEASEYDAFYLKTKKERMGHILD; this is encoded by the coding sequence ATGGAAAATATTTACAGCACTATTGATGAGGCTTTAGAAGATTTAAGAAACGGAAAAATAATAGTTGTTTCCGATGACGAAGATAGAGAAAATGAGGGTGATTTAATCTGTGCAGCTGAGTTTGCTACTACAGAAAATATAAACTTCATGGCTACTTATGCTAAAGGTTTAATATGCATGCCTATGAGCAAAGAAATTACAAACAAACTTAATTTAAATCAAATGGTTACAAAAAATACTGATAATCATGAAACAGCTTTTACGGTATCTATTGACCATGTTGAAACTACAACTGGTATTTCAGCAGTAGAAAGATCAATCACAGCTTTAAAAGTAGTTGATGAAAATGCAAGACCAGAAGATTTCAGACGCCCTGGTCATATGTTTCCATTACTTGCAAAAGAAGGCGGCGTGCTTGTAAGAATGGGGCATACTGAGGCTACTGTTGATTTGATGAGACTAGCAGGACTTAAAGAATGCGGTTTATGCTGCGAGATTATGAGAGATGACGGCGATATGATGAGAAGAGATGATTTGATTGATTTCGCTAAAAAACATAATCTTAAAATGATAACTGTTTCTGATTTGATAGACTACAGAAAAAAGAATGAAGACTTGATGGAGCTTTATGCCAAAGCTAAAATGCCTACTAAATACGGGGAGTTTGAAATACTAACTTTTGTAAATAAAATAACAAAACAACATCATGTAGTTTTAACTATGGGAGACATTTCAAGCGGAGAGGATGTGCTTTGCAGGGTGCATTCTGAATGTTTGACAGGCGATGCATTAGGTTCTAAAAGATGCGATTGCGGAGAGCAATATGATTATGCTATGAGAAAAATTGCTTCTGAAGGCAGGGGCATAATGGTATATATGCGTCAGGAAGGCAGAGGAATAGGACTTGTTAATAAATTAAGAGCTTATGAACTTCAGGACAGCGGACTTGATACAGTTGATGCTAACATAGCTTTGGGTTTTAGAGATGATATGCGTGAATATTATGAGGCTTATCAAATGCTTAAAAAATTGGGTGTTAAGAGTATAAAAATAATGACTAATAACCCAGACAAAATAAAGTATTTGAATAATTACGGGCTTGAAATAAAAGACAGAGTGCCTATACAAATAGAGGCTTCAGAGTACGATGCATTTTATTTAAAGACTAAAAAAGAGCGTATGGGACATATACTAGATTAA
- a CDS encoding riboflavin synthase: protein MFTGIVEEIGIVKSVQSKVIMIEANKIFDDLHLGDSVAVNGTCLTVSSFDNKIFNADVTQETLNRTNLGSLKNGSRVNLERAMTLSGRFGGHIVSGHIDGVGSIKSMKKDDNAIILTIEVPRHLMKYIVEKGSVAVDGISLTVASLTDNTFSIAVIPHTLKETVLYYKKEGDKVNIENDVIGKYVERLLTFKDDKENSNDSKKSNITMEFLLKNGF, encoded by the coding sequence ATGTTTACTGGTATAGTTGAAGAAATAGGAATTGTTAAATCGGTACAGAGCAAAGTTATTATGATAGAAGCAAACAAAATATTTGATGATTTGCATTTGGGTGATAGTGTTGCTGTTAATGGTACTTGTTTAACTGTTTCTAGTTTTGATAATAAGATATTCAATGCTGATGTTACTCAGGAGACTTTGAACCGTACTAATTTGGGAAGTTTAAAAAACGGAAGCAGAGTTAATCTTGAAAGAGCAATGACTTTAAGCGGAAGATTCGGCGGTCATATAGTAAGCGGGCATATTGACGGAGTGGGAAGCATTAAATCTATGAAAAAAGATGATAATGCTATTATACTCACTATTGAAGTGCCTAGACATTTGATGAAGTATATAGTAGAGAAAGGCTCTGTTGCTGTTGATGGTATAAGTTTAACGGTGGCAAGTTTAACTGATAATACTTTTTCTATAGCTGTTATTCCTCATACATTAAAGGAAACTGTACTCTATTATAAAAAAGAGGGGGATAAGGTCAATATAGAAAATGATGTTATAGGCAAGTATGTTGAAAGGCTTTTAACATTTAAAGATGATAAAGAAAATAGTAATGATAGTAAAAAATCCAATATTACAATGGAGTTTTTACTTAAGAATGGATTTTAA
- a CDS encoding methyl-accepting chemotaxis protein has product MKKIHSLSFKVPAIIISIIFITIVALASISIWSSSRAIRKAALEGFTSTASGYSYMIDMVLHEQLLAIATYSQSGTLASGILNIDDIAVRNESEKRLRDFASVNTYAINIGLADINGIVLLDSANPKLVGASIADIHKDLFTKMKANNYKFTFDNSTSISSTTGSHALLLCGGIKNAQGNVVGLVYINLDLKKVNDEFIKSLNINGRITVANNDGNILLSSDDNNIGGSLPDVYSIIKTKSEGIIESYYSEGQKGKRSAVYKNIDIMPWTVIFAKANSEIYKEIKYTIIRTVIIGPIFIILCAILIFMYIKSITRPLDELVLISREISNGDLTSTHRNINRKDELGVLANSFFDMRDRLSSIIIKVRTSSDEIRMNAKELSSGSADLSKRTESQAASLEETASSMEQMASTIKSSADQSVEGNKMMIDSRDAIQNAGEIILDTTKNIEEVYDASTKIKDITKIIEDIAFQTNILALNAAVEAARAGDMGKGFAVVASEVRNLAQTTQSSVKDITHLVDNAYDKINKATESARASQDIFNDLQGKIENTAKIMRDISSTAVEQHEGVEQVNKAVTDMDMVTQQNAALVEEASASANALLNQAEELVNAMSFFKV; this is encoded by the coding sequence ATGAAAAAAATACATAGTTTATCTTTTAAAGTTCCCGCTATAATAATTTCTATTATATTTATAACAATAGTTGCATTAGCTTCGATTTCTATTTGGTCTTCTTCTAGGGCTATTAGAAAAGCTGCCTTAGAAGGTTTTACTTCTACAGCTTCAGGATATTCTTATATGATAGATATGGTGCTTCATGAACAGCTGCTTGCAATAGCGACTTATTCTCAGTCTGGTACATTAGCAAGCGGTATTTTAAATATAGATGATATAGCTGTAAGAAATGAGTCAGAAAAAAGATTGAGAGATTTTGCCTCAGTTAATACTTATGCTATAAATATAGGTTTGGCAGATATTAATGGTATTGTTTTGCTTGACAGTGCTAATCCTAAACTTGTAGGAGCATCTATAGCAGATATTCATAAAGATTTATTTACAAAAATGAAAGCTAATAATTATAAATTCACATTTGATAATTCTACAAGTATTTCATCTACAACAGGCAGTCATGCACTGCTTCTTTGCGGAGGAATAAAGAATGCTCAGGGAAATGTTGTAGGATTAGTTTATATTAATTTGGACTTGAAAAAAGTCAATGATGAATTTATAAAGAGTTTAAATATTAATGGAAGAATAACCGTAGCTAATAATGATGGAAACATATTATTATCATCAGATGACAATAATATAGGAGGCAGTCTTCCAGATGTTTACAGTATCATAAAAACAAAAAGTGAAGGCATTATTGAATCTTATTATAGTGAAGGTCAGAAAGGAAAACGTTCAGCAGTTTATAAAAATATTGATATAATGCCTTGGACTGTTATATTTGCTAAAGCTAATAGCGAAATATATAAAGAAATAAAATATACGATTATTCGTACAGTAATAATAGGACCTATTTTTATAATATTATGTGCTATATTAATATTTATGTATATTAAGAGTATTACTAGACCTTTAGATGAATTAGTTCTTATATCCAGAGAAATTTCTAATGGAGATTTGACTTCTACTCATAGGAATATAAACCGCAAAGATGAGCTAGGAGTATTGGCGAATTCTTTTTTTGATATGAGAGACAGGCTTTCAAGCATTATTATTAAAGTAAGAACTTCGTCTGATGAAATAAGAATGAATGCAAAAGAGCTTTCTTCCGGAAGTGCGGATTTATCAAAAAGAACAGAATCGCAGGCGGCTAGTTTAGAGGAAACAGCTTCTTCAATGGAGCAAATGGCTTCTACAATAAAATCATCTGCAGATCAGTCTGTAGAGGGTAATAAAATGATGATAGATTCAAGAGATGCCATTCAAAATGCCGGCGAAATAATACTTGATACTACTAAAAATATAGAAGAGGTTTATGATGCCAGCACTAAGATTAAAGATATTACCAAAATAATAGAAGACATTGCTTTTCAAACTAATATACTTGCTCTTAATGCTGCAGTAGAGGCGGCAAGGGCAGGCGATATGGGTAAAGGCTTTGCGGTTGTAGCAAGCGAGGTTAGAAATTTGGCACAAACTACACAGTCATCAGTAAAAGATATTACTCACTTAGTTGATAATGCCTATGATAAAATCAATAAAGCCACAGAATCTGCAAGAGCTTCACAGGATATATTCAATGATCTTCAGGGAAAGATAGAAAATACTGCCAAAATAATGCGTGATATAAGCTCAACAGCAGTAGAGCAGCATGAAGGTGTGGAACAGGTTAATAAAGCTGTTACAGACATGGATATGGTAACTCAGCAGAATGCTGCTTTGGTAGAAGAGGCTTCTGCTTCGGCTAATGCCTTATTAAATCAGGCTGAAGAATTAGTTAATGCTATGAGTTTCTTTAAAGTATAA
- the hisC gene encoding histidinol-phosphate transaminase, with protein MNKFLSNKAKSIEPYTPGEQPKDKNYIKLNTNESPYPPSPYIKKALIESRFDDLRLYPDPNVTDLKKEIAELYNVNTNNIFIGNGSDEILAFSFMAFFNKGDKVYYPNITYSFYSVYSDLFDLNEIKIPLKDDFTIDINNYKNLDSGIFIANPNAPTGLLLTPSQIEEIIISNKNNIVIIDEAYIDFAETESAYKLINKYDNLLVIQTFSKSRSLAGIRLGFAIGNENLIQGLKNIKYSFNSYTINRLSIIAGIEALKDKEYFKDTVNKIINTREKTKIELKELGFNVLDSKSNFIFISHKNIFAEDIYLKLKEHGILVRYFKKDIINNYIRVTIGSDKEMDIFLEKIKDIIHNKI; from the coding sequence ATGAATAAATTTCTAAGTAATAAAGCTAAATCTATAGAACCATATACTCCGGGTGAACAGCCTAAAGATAAAAATTATATAAAATTAAATACTAATGAATCTCCATATCCTCCTTCCCCATATATAAAAAAAGCTTTAATAGAAAGCAGATTCGATGATTTAAGACTTTATCCGGATCCCAATGTAACAGATTTGAAAAAAGAAATCGCTGAATTATATAATGTAAATACAAATAATATATTTATAGGAAACGGCTCTGATGAAATATTGGCTTTTTCTTTTATGGCTTTCTTTAATAAAGGAGATAAAGTTTATTATCCTAATATTACATACAGCTTTTATTCAGTATATTCAGACCTTTTTGATTTAAATGAGATAAAAATACCTCTTAAAGATGATTTTACTATAGATATTAATAATTATAAAAATTTAGATTCAGGAATATTCATAGCAAATCCTAATGCCCCTACAGGATTACTGCTTACTCCGTCTCAGATAGAAGAAATCATAATAAGCAATAAAAATAATATAGTGATAATAGACGAAGCGTATATTGATTTTGCTGAAACAGAAAGTGCATATAAACTTATAAATAAATATGATAATCTTTTAGTAATACAAACTTTTTCAAAATCAAGATCATTAGCAGGAATTCGTTTAGGTTTTGCTATAGGTAATGAAAATTTAATTCAAGGTCTTAAAAATATTAAATACTCTTTTAATTCATACACTATTAATAGACTTTCTATAATAGCAGGAATAGAAGCTCTAAAAGATAAAGAGTATTTTAAAGATACTGTTAATAAAATTATAAATACAAGAGAAAAAACAAAAATTGAATTAAAAGAATTAGGATTTAATGTTCTTGATTCTAAATCTAATTTTATATTTATATCACATAAAAATATATTCGCTGAAGATATTTATTTAAAATTGAAAGAGCATGGAATATTAGTAAGATATTTCAAAAAAGATATTATAAATAATTATATAAGAGTAACAATAGGTTCAGATAAAGAAATGGATATATTTTTAGAAAAAATAAAAGATATAATACATAATAAAATATAA
- the flgK gene encoding flagellar hook-associated protein FlgK: MSTSSFFGIELGKRSLQNFKTALEVTGHNINNVATKGYSRQRVVMRTFDKPLEAPSLNRAERAGQIGQGAEITTVERIRDQFIDSKIMMELGTDGYWKTKSDYLKQLEAIYNEPGNANLRSDLDAFWDSWQEMAANPAERGTRMVLVERADRINNSINQMFNQMNGMRNNLNNLVENKVKRINDIANSIKDLNVEIVKQQALGQSPNDLLDRRDLLVDELSSLANVDIKSIDPDETMIYIGGRALIQGNIVSELSAEKNINNEGMYDIYWKKDHVQVQFEGGELKALLELRDVDTVDAINDIDTFAMNLADSVNEIHRSGFGLNQETGIDFFTVTKTTPSVIGNFDINNDGQEDSTIMFKVSGINSVDSTASIGSSGTLVFGNKSREGADVAIDYTAQMKVGELIDKINSSEANVSAYLDNNNRLVLKARGFDDYMRPSYFIKHIEDSGDFLVGITGVLNQSGANGAYNWQTIDQVNQLAGDFRNFTVTPDRHPASAIAINDIIRNDVNYIAASKGIDTTGNGFNDKWNGIGDGSNALAIANLKNKEIMIDSKSTFNDFYTGSLAKISSRTETANAETEKQTVVMEYLEKLRQSVSGVNLDEEVAQMAMYQHGYNASARVVSIMDQLLDVVINRMGV, encoded by the coding sequence ATGTCAACAAGCTCATTTTTCGGTATAGAATTAGGTAAAAGATCCCTTCAGAACTTCAAAACAGCTTTAGAAGTTACAGGGCATAATATAAATAATGTTGCAACTAAAGGCTATAGCAGACAAAGAGTAGTAATGCGTACATTTGATAAGCCTTTGGAAGCTCCTAGCCTTAATAGGGCAGAACGTGCCGGTCAAATAGGACAGGGGGCTGAAATAACTACAGTAGAGAGAATAAGAGATCAGTTTATAGACTCTAAAATAATGATGGAGCTTGGTACAGACGGTTATTGGAAAACTAAATCGGATTATTTAAAGCAGTTGGAAGCTATATATAATGAGCCTGGCAATGCTAATTTAAGAAGCGATTTAGATGCTTTCTGGGATTCTTGGCAGGAAATGGCCGCTAATCCTGCAGAAAGAGGAACAAGAATGGTTCTTGTAGAGAGAGCAGACAGAATAAATAATTCTATTAATCAAATGTTTAATCAAATGAACGGTATGCGTAATAATTTGAATAACTTAGTTGAAAATAAGGTTAAGAGAATTAATGATATAGCTAATTCTATAAAAGATTTAAATGTTGAAATAGTAAAACAGCAGGCACTAGGACAAAGTCCTAATGATTTATTAGACAGAAGAGATTTACTTGTTGATGAGCTTTCTTCTCTTGCCAATGTTGATATAAAATCTATTGACCCTGATGAGACTATGATTTATATTGGCGGAAGAGCTTTGATTCAAGGTAATATTGTAAGCGAATTAAGTGCTGAAAAGAATATTAATAATGAAGGAATGTATGATATTTATTGGAAAAAAGATCATGTTCAGGTACAGTTTGAAGGCGGAGAATTAAAGGCTTTATTAGAACTTAGAGATGTTGATACAGTTGATGCTATTAATGATATAGATACTTTTGCCATGAATTTAGCTGACAGCGTAAATGAAATACATAGAAGCGGTTTCGGTCTTAATCAGGAAACGGGTATAGATTTCTTTACAGTTACAAAAACTACTCCTTCCGTAATAGGTAATTTTGATATCAATAATGACGGACAGGAAGATTCTACTATAATGTTCAAAGTAAGCGGTATTAATTCAGTAGATTCTACAGCAAGTATAGGAAGCAGCGGAACTTTAGTATTCGGCAATAAATCCAGAGAAGGTGCCGATGTTGCTATAGATTATACTGCTCAGATGAAAGTAGGAGAATTGATAGATAAAATCAACTCAAGCGAGGCTAATGTTTCAGCTTATTTAGATAATAATAACAGACTTGTTCTTAAAGCCAGAGGTTTTGATGATTATATGAGACCTTCATATTTTATTAAACATATAGAAGATTCCGGCGATTTCTTAGTAGGAATAACAGGAGTATTAAATCAATCCGGAGCTAATGGAGCTTATAATTGGCAGACAATAGATCAGGTTAATCAATTAGCAGGTGATTTCAGAAACTTTACAGTTACTCCTGACAGACACCCTGCTTCAGCTATTGCTATTAATGACATTATAAGAAATGATGTTAATTATATAGCTGCTTCTAAAGGTATAGATACTACAGGTAATGGCTTTAACGATAAATGGAATGGAATAGGCGACGGCTCTAATGCTTTGGCTATAGCTAATTTGAAAAATAAAGAGATAATGATAGACAGTAAATCTACATTCAATGATTTCTATACAGGAAGTCTTGCCAAAATATCCTCAAGAACAGAAACAGCTAATGCTGAAACTGAAAAGCAAACTGTTGTTATGGAATATCTTGAAAAATTAAGACAGTCTGTATCCGGAGTTAATTTAGATGAAGAAGTTGCTCAGATGGCTATGTATCAGCATGGTTATAATGCATCTGCAAGAGTTGTAAGTATTATGGATCAGCTTTTAGATGTTGTAATAAACAGAATGGGTGTGTAA
- a CDS encoding Rpn family recombination-promoting nuclease/putative transposase codes for MRNINRMNDYFVRYLLASEGNEDILENIVNSVLEDLGFEEVHNLHIINPHNLPENINLKESVLDVKAITKSNKKIIIEIQLSGNIDFLKRIYYYISRNIVSEVEEKEPYDIISEIISINFVNFNMDFNDGGKTHRCFKLIDTENHNVVLDMVQMHILEVPRFKNILYASDIGDMKRNKILSWIEFFTAKDLDKVKERLKEVNFIMDKVINKYERFISSEDEMEVYNARDAFLYGQTVMLKKEREEGIKEGKKSEKIAIAKEMKNKNMNMELIRELTGLSIEDIEEL; via the coding sequence ATGAGAAACATAAATAGAATGAATGATTATTTTGTAAGATATTTGCTGGCATCTGAAGGAAATGAGGATATACTTGAAAATATAGTAAATTCTGTACTTGAAGATTTAGGGTTTGAAGAAGTTCATAATCTGCATATCATTAATCCTCATAATCTTCCTGAAAATATTAATTTAAAAGAATCCGTACTAGATGTTAAAGCCATTACAAAAAGTAATAAAAAAATAATTATAGAAATACAATTATCAGGCAATATAGATTTTTTGAAGAGAATATATTATTATATATCTAGGAATATAGTAAGCGAAGTAGAGGAAAAAGAACCGTATGATATAATTAGTGAAATTATAAGTATTAATTTTGTTAATTTCAATATGGATTTTAATGATGGCGGAAAAACTCATAGATGTTTTAAATTAATAGATACAGAAAATCATAATGTTGTTTTAGATATGGTTCAGATGCATATATTGGAAGTTCCAAGATTTAAAAATATTTTATATGCCTCTGATATTGGAGATATGAAGAGAAATAAAATATTATCTTGGATAGAGTTTTTTACAGCAAAAGATTTAGATAAGGTAAAAGAAAGATTAAAGGAGGTAAATTTCATAATGGATAAAGTAATTAATAAATATGAACGTTTTATATCAAGTGAAGATGAAATGGAAGTTTATAATGCAAGAGATGCTTTTTTATATGGTCAGACTGTTATGCTTAAGAAGGAGCGGGAAGAAGGTATAAAAGAAGGTAAAAAATCTGAAAAGATTGCTATAGCTAAAGAGATGAAAAATAAGAATATGAATATGGAGCTTATAAGAGAACTTACAGGATTAAGTATAGAAGATATAGAAGAACTATAA